GAAAAACCAATCGGCGAAGTCAGAGAGCGACAAACCGTCATTCTTTGCAAGTTCTGCCACATCAATATTGTTGCCTCCGATGATTCTTGCCGTCAAGTACGGCTTGTTTGCGTGGAAGTCGTGATGATAGCTGATTTGAATGCGCTGCACTCCTATCGGCTTATCTATCGTGTGGATTTCTCGTTGCTTCGAGCGGTACGGCTTGCCGGACCACTGCCTTACGGATAGGTAGAAGTCGCCACGCTGCATCTTTTCAGCGTTGACCGCCCACAAGTCGAAGTTGCGGCGTATCGTGTGAATCTTCTTGCCGGCTTTGAGCTTTGTTTCAAACTCGGTCAGTTCTCCGGCTCTCGGCAATGTTGCCGGAAACACTCTCGATAGAGTGATGCAAATTTTCTTCTTTGCCATTTCTTCAGTTCGGGTTGAATGTTGTTATCAGTTTACGTTTGGCGAGATAGTTGCGCGTTGCAGGGTCTTTAACCACGTCAATGTCGATTTCATCAAGTCGAATCTTGAGGTGTATCGCTCTGCCTCGCTTGTTAATCTCGCAATGGATGCTTTGCAGATTCTCGTATTCTTCGCGAATCTGATTCATCTTGTGTTCGAGATATGCCTTTGTGCGCTCGTTTCTTCTCGCTATGCGCACTTGATTCAGCACGAGAGCGATGTTGATGACAAGGCAAATTATCTGAAATGTCATAGGCGCGGTTTTTACGGCGTTTTATCGTTTGGGTAGTCGAATATACTCGGAGCTTGCGGAATCGCGTCAGGCAAGCCGAGAAGCCGCTCTACGCGGCTAATCTCGGCATCAACCTGCGCTTCGATTCGCTTGCTTTCAGCGAGGTCAGATTTGCGGTGATATTTGAAGTAATCACGCTGCTTGACTCTCATACGCCTCACAAGGTCGAAGAACTGCCGGTTATCCATTGTCTGACTTGCTCGTGAGTTTAGCCGGATACACGTCCATTAGGGCGGTTTCAGTGATGGCGGCAATCTCGAAGTCTGCCATTGTGCCTTTCATGCCGGCGATGAAGTTGTCATAAGCTCCTTTGAAGTCGGAAGCCTGCACGAGTATGTAAGACGCTTTGCGTTTCTCTACGGCCGTCTTCTCATCTATCGTGATGAAATTGACTTTGACCTTATACCACTTGTCGCCGCTATCATCGCGGAAGATTTCAGCGATATTCGATTTCTTGACTGCCGACACGGTGAAGTCGCCGCTTATGAACGGCGTTACTTCCTCGATGATACGCGATTCAGCTTCAGTGAATGAAAGCGCGTCAACGAGATAAGGTTCGGTTACTTTCTTTACGGTGCCGTTCTCCATCATCTTGTCGAAACGGACTTTTGTTTCAATCCATAGTGCCATGATTGATTTCTTTTTTTGAGGTTGATAGATGTTTGAGTTATCGGTTATCTCCAGAGCCGCCGAGCATTCCGCGCTCCTTTCGTGATTGCAGCTTGTTGATGTTCATTTGTGCGATTGCTTCAAGTGTGAAGCCGAGGTCGTTTGCAAGCGTAGCGCAATACCACATAACATCGCCTATCTCTTTCGCGATTTCTATCTTTCGCACTGTGTCGAAACTCTGATTGTTGTCGCGAATTACTTTCTTGACCTTATCGGCTACCTCTCCGGCTTCTCCGCACATTCCGAGTGCCGGATAGATGATGCGCTTGTCTTCGGGATAGACGGCGGTTGTGAGTGCTGCCGCCTGGTATTCGTTTATTGTCATTTGATAGTAGTTATTATATTGTTATATAGATATTATCTCATGTTGTAGTTAACTGCTAATGGTACGGCAATCTCGCACGGATTGTCGGTTTCGCGCTCTGTCTTCTTCGATTTATAGCCGGGCGAGGTCTGCCGATTACAGTCAGCACATACCAAAACTCGATGCCTAAGCAAAAAGCTGCATGATGTTCGATTTCAAGTGTCATATTTCGTTGAGTTCTATAATCGCGATTTGTGTCGCGAATGTTTTTATGTATGTTTCTTTGAGAGAGGCGAAGCGGTCCGATACCGGCTTGTCGCCGACAAACTCCAATACGAGCTTGTCAAGTCGATATATCTCTATCGGGAGTATTCGCCCAATTTTATGCCCGACTATCTTCTCTATCTTTTCAGTCTGCCATCTGACATATCTCAATAGCGACTTCAAGAGAATATCACACTGATATACGGCTAAAAGATAGTTGAGAGAATCCGGCGAGAGTTGCGGATATTCGTGCATGAGGTCGCAACGGAGATTAACAAGTAACGTCTTGAAGATGTCACTTACTCCATCTTCAAACATATACATATTCTGCGTTTCTGAATCGCGGTGCTGCTGGTCTATGTACGTTGAGCGTAAACGGTCGTAGTCACGGCGTAATTCGCGGATTGCTCGGCTGAGTTTCTTCGTTTCTTTAAGCTGCATTGTTATTGACAGGTCTATGATTGTGTCGGCGTAGTCCCACACAAGTTCGGCGATGACAAACGGCACATACGCGAATCTGAAAAGCGTATCGTGGTCGAGTATCTTTGAGAGCTTCAGAGTTTCGCGTTCCTCGCGCTGCTGTGCGGCTAATGCCTTACGGCGTTCAATTTCTCTGACTAAATCAAACCCCGATTCAGGCGTGTAGTTGGTATTGAGCATTCGCGTTTCGCGGTAGAGCGATTCTACCAGCATTCGCGGTGCGGCGTTTGCAATTTTCTCTGCATCTGCAAACAACATATCTGCCATAGCTGACTTTTGCTGTTCGGACATTGCCGCGATTTTCTTCCTAACGTCATCTTGATTCATACCCTCTGTTTTTTGAGTTTCAATGAGAATATTCCTTTTGCTTTATCCCATTCGGGGTAACTGTATTTGTCTTGCGGATTGAAAGTGCTTATCCACAATTTTATCTGCCTTTCAAACTTTTGTTGGTCTTTTTGTGCTTCAACCGAATTGAGAATGTTGCAAAACTCAATCGCCGCGTTCTGATAGTCGCCAAAGCATTTAAGTGGAGAAACATTGTACCCGTCCATCCAACTCACAACGTA
The Muribaculum gordoncarteri genome window above contains:
- a CDS encoding nucleoside triphosphate pyrophosphohydrolase family protein produces the protein MTINEYQAAALTTAVYPEDKRIIYPALGMCGEAGEVADKVKKVIRDNNQSFDTVRKIEIAKEIGDVMWYCATLANDLGFTLEAIAQMNINKLQSRKERGMLGGSGDNR
- a CDS encoding DUF4494 domain-containing protein, encoding MMALWIETKVRFDKMMENGTVKKVTEPYLVDALSFTEAESRIIEEVTPFISGDFTVSAVKKSNIAEIFRDDSGDKWYKVKVNFITIDEKTAVEKRKASYILVQASDFKGAYDNFIAGMKGTMADFEIAAITETALMDVYPAKLTSKSDNG